Proteins encoded together in one Electrophorus electricus isolate fEleEle1 chromosome 9, fEleEle1.pri, whole genome shotgun sequence window:
- the pgm2 gene encoding phosphoglucomutase-2: MDKGVETTGDVGLDSAIKQWLEFDKNPKTAMLVREMVKEGAVEQLRKCFAARMEFGTAGLRAAMGPGVSRMNDLTIIQTTQGLCRYLERCFADLKERGVVIGFDARQHTASGGSSEHFAALAAAVFVGRGVPVHLFSVFTPTPYVPFTVSHLGLCAGIMVTASHNPKQDNGYKVYWENGAQIIPPHDRGISEAIEEDLLPWPESWDTDSASQSPLLKDPYQDIHREYMQSIQQHCLHREVNKHSEVKVVHTSVHGVGHVFVQAAFKAFDLRPPCAVEEQKDPDPDFPTVEYPNPEEGAGVLNLSFALADKEGASVVLANDPDADRLAMAEKQPSGEWKVFSGNELGALLGWWLFQCWKQRHLQGEPSASVKDVYMLASTVSSKILRAIALKEGFHFEETLTGFKWMGNRAKQLLDQGKTVLFAFEEAIGYMCSPAVLDKDGVSAAAIAGEMVSYLSSSNSVSQQLSAIYDQYGYHITKNSYFICHEQETIRRLFERLRNYSGENSYPTECQGFPITGVRDLTTGYDSSQTDHKAILPTSKSSQMITFTFANGGVATLRTSGTEPKIKYYTELCAAPGDSDVNQLKAELNKLVDAIVEDFFQPQKNNLTPQPE; encoded by the exons ATGGATAAAGGCGTGGAAACCACCGGAGATGTCGGTTTGGACAGCGCCATCAAACAGTGGTTAGAGTTTGACAAG AACCCCAAGACTGCCATGCTCGTCCGAGAGATGGTGAAGGAGGGAGCCGTCGAGCAGCTGCGGAAGTGTTTTGCTGCTCGGATGGAGTTCGGCACGGCAGGACTGAGAGCCGCCATGGGACCTGGAGTGTCCCGCATGAACGACCTGACCATCATCCAGACCACCCAG ggtctCTGTCGGTATCTGGAGCGCTGCTTTGCAGACCTGAAGGAGCGCGGTGTGGTGATCGGCTTTGACGCGCGTCAGCACACCGCCAGCGGGGGCAGCAGTGAGCACTTTGCAGCCCTGGCAGCTGCTGTCTTTGTTGGCCGTGGCGTCCCTGTTcacttgttctctgtgttcacCCCAACACCCTATGTG ccCTTTACTGTCTCTCATCTGGGCCTGTGTGCTGGTATTATGGTGACAGCTTCCCATAACCCCAAACAGGACAATGGATACAAG gtgtacTGGGAGAATGGGGCCCAGATCATTCCTCCCCATGACAGGGGAATTTCAGAGGCTATAGAGGAGGACCTGCTGCCATGGCCTGAGTCCTGGGACACAGACTCCGCCTCCCAGAGCCCCCTGCTCAAAGACCCTTACCAGGACATCCACCGAGAATACATGCAGTCCATACAACAGCATTGtctgcacag GGAGGTAAACAAGCATTCAGAGGTGAAGGTCGTCCACACCTCCGTCCACGGTGTGGGCCATGTGTTTGTCCAGGCCGCGTTTAAAGCCTTTGACCTTCGACCCCCGTGCGCTGTTGAGGAGCAGAAAGATCCAGACCCAGACTTCCCCACTGTGGAGTATCCCAACCCTGAGGAGGGAGCAggagtgctg aatttgtCCTTTGCACTTGCAGACAAAGAGGGAGCCTCTGTGGTTCTGGCCAATGACCCTGATGCGGACCGACTGGCTATGGCTGAGAAACAACCAAG cgGAGAGTGGAAGGTGTTCTCTGGTAATGAGCTCGGCGCTCTGCTCGGCTGGTGGCTCTTCCAGTGCTGGAAGCAGCGCCACCTACAGGGGGAGCCCAGCGCCTCTGTGAAGGACGTCTACATGCTGGCCAGCACCGTCTCCTCCAAGATCCTCCGCGCCATCGCCCTCAAAGAGGGCTTCCACTTCGAG gagacgCTGACTGGTTTTAAGTGGATGGGGAACAGAGCGAAACAGCTCCTGGACCAGGGGAAGACCGTGCTGTTCGCCTTCGAGGAGGCCATCG GCTACATGTGCAGCCCGGCGGTGCTGGATAAGGACGGCGTGAGCGCGGCTGCCATCGCTGGGGAGATGGTGTCCTATCTGTCCTCCAGCAACTCTGTCTCTCAGCAGCTCAGCGCCATCTACGACCA ATATGGCTACCACATCACCAAGAACTCCTACTTTATCTGTCACGAGCAGGAGACCATCAGACGTCTGTTTGAGCGTCTGCGGAACTATAGCGGGGAGAACTCCTACCCTACAGAGTGCCAGGGTTTCCCCATCACCGGCGTGCGAGACCTCACCACGGGCTATGACAGCAGTCAAACCGATCACAAGGCT atcCTCCCCACCAGTAAGAGCAGTCAGATGATCACATTTACTTTTGCCAATGGGGGCGTGGCCACCCTGCGGACCAGCGGCACTGAGCCCAAGATCAAGTACTACACAGAGCTGTGTGCTGCTCCAGGGGACAG tgatgTGAACCAGTTAAAAGCTGAGCTGAATAAACTAGTGGATGCCATTGTGGAGGACTTTTTCCAGCCCCAGAAGAACAACCTGACCCCTCAGCCAGAGTGA
- the LOC113587671 gene encoding FERM and PDZ domain-containing protein 1: MEEQDRSCSPSRRTSRVEQVVGRWLRRSKDSTSRERVLEDGCTGDTGAQDQRSHPVRVTVQVPFDPALDSHGFTVSAHTPPQVQEVSADGPADSRLLPGDQLIKINNIAVDDLSAEQTTDIIRECQESITMTVLRITVGPKSSFITPEKRAKLRSNPVKVRFAEEVVVGSHAQGNSLLFLPNVLKVYLENGQTKAFKFEPKTTVKDILMTLKEKLSISRIEHFSLMLEQQYSITKLFLLHEEELIQEVVQKEESHDYRCLFRICFIPKEPEHMLTEDPVSFEYLYLQSVSDVLQERFAVEMKCNTALRLAALHIQERLASTGQISKTPLKSVMKNWGIESFVSSTLLRNMREKDLRKAISYHMKKNLIQEPKNKVMTVNQARLNYLTEMAELKSYGGKSFTATMMLQDRESMVSLLVGAQYGVSHVINHKMSIMATLTDFQSISRVELLPESEHVSLVKIYMQDIKPITLLLESVAAKDLSCLVAGYCKLLVDPQICVFPWTPQSKSHRISAEEGYVSRCGSDSEDSDTDVNALLSRDSGATQTNQQVAAVSLAAVGQVEKNAKEENELEKAKNEKIGQNETADAEKVTLEELTEFLHASEGETYVKTDEEKDNVEKEDEEKQEKEVEPPCVITMDDQSSEASDSCHTESRFLTSMSSDSIDALEEDDYLTFSHPSQLHVGSHCFQSDSSLSLPSPGEPYCQDADFHGELSSTDFQGNDDLFECFAALSSIAEYLPSPPQASEDEDCEKEVGEDEEQRAEVFEEASGSDPPLQGDYVFTFEQGDARCYYNICANVTPDSAHSLPRTQLSPSTQDKKGESGREEAKDTRSILILQPPPGFGDSSSDDEFFDAQDRFTTPEEPSSTANMTDNSTESSSIKNQQNLSDIRIGLGEKTDEKEGELQDQMENKLSRLHNRCRKRRSFMETDYTSLVSFPEKDQTKDCNRVPNHGLGCHSHVESLISCFEGGLSDQGSCPTVSSLTSTEGEPVQLESKPITPPKPSGPGTHHLLDSTASQRKQQVILMEPDSMEFKSVNELMSTASTAIVAVCTHSEVKAIESNICSPDAEEGAVGGLFKESLTGHLFFATSKQEECDITSPVKTNDQQCLTEDLSRDSSDDQKSCSLQQPTQVPQSNVQVATICYTSNPNTQKYDRGKGSLEIGSGKVPAEPRLRSRIQSLSAAVERTSPFLPQRHLFSQREPLIHTKTPVSNNTTKSSIASIQELSYGVPSVEPVQAYLLTPYSSGILGRLSASTLRGKIQKLPFYLSCSQEVLTGNVSVGGNTTTAKRLSETQPNINKFEVAKEATEDVTTTDLTSEVLDSIISEKVTEVTEEVRGISQANPQLQEGQKEKREPQEPSQPPKSPSFLKPVSSIKINPSSKLVTTKNLNGLWGVVTSHEIAELQGESSPVQSSGYVAIFTNSESKPTCTQPHGLPSPCTHEKTKFTCSSALAMGCETVLEGAHTPMEVCGCQAVYTNCFSGALNSDSFDDELTVYEFSCRTQQSENVHAALMTSAPHSSLSGSPSFSPSSPLPCFPGMVLPSSSSVDLGPPLSPLDGPDCFISYPHEDAIVALLARRYPLPPMGFLELQRDVDTLLTVLTAATKDQDGMQEHPRETCAEHFSENKHRLHVEARGLLAGCQQVVRIGQTPTETLQTLSESFNSLVQLTSVCLSFSSCQRCQQRHVHALAGLAGVAQSYREFAQAAEHVGTATGKRTCQDLSVKLLARKCTTLTTSVFCLTQLFRTLTAL; the protein is encoded by the exons aTGGAGGAGCAGGACAGGAGCTGCTCTCCATCACGCAGAACCAgcagggtggagcaggtggtGGGACGCTGGCTACGTCGCTCCAAAGACTCCACCAgcag AGAGCGTGTGCTTGAAGATGGATGTACAGGGGACACAGGCGCTCAGGATCAGAGAAGTCACCCTGTCAGAGTGACCGTCCAAGTCCCGTTTGACCCTGCCCTCGACTCACATGGCTTCACTGTGTctgcacacaccccaccccaagTGCAGGAGGTTTCTgcag atggACCTGCAGACAGCAGACTTTTACCTGGTGATCAGCTTATCAAAATCAACAACATTGCAGTTGACGACCTGTCTGCAGAGCAGACTACTGACATCATCAG GGAGTGCCAGGAATCTATAACAATGACAGTGCTCAGAATAACAGTG GGGCCAAAGTCATCCTTCATCACCCCAGAGAAGAGAGCTAAGCTCAGGTCCAACCCCGTCAAGGTGCGCTTTGCTGAGGAGGTGGTCGTTGGTAGCCACGCACAG GGTAACTCTCTACTGTTCCTGCCCAACGTCCTGAAGGTCTATTTAGAGAACGGCCAGACCAAAGCTTTCAAATTTGAACCCAAAACCACAGTAAAG GACATACTGATGACTCTGAAAGAGAAACTGTCCATATCTCGCATTGAGCACTTCTCCCTCATGCTTGAGCAACAGTACAGCATCACCAAACTCTTTCTGCTACATGAAGAGGAACTGATtcaagag gTGGTCCAGAAGGAGGAGTCTCATGACTACCGCTGCCTGTTCCGGATCTGTTTTATTCCCAAAGAACCAGAACACATGCTGACAGAAGACCCTGTCTCCTTTGAATACCTCtacctgcag agtGTAAGTGATGTCCTGCAGGAGAGGTTTGCTGTGGAGATGAAGTGTAACACTGCTCTCAGACTAGCTGCTCTGCACATACAAGAGAGACTAGCCAGCACAGGGCAGATCAGCAAAACCCCCCTAAAGTCCGTCAT GAAGAACTGGGGCATAGAGAGCTTTGTGTCAAGCACTCTACTGAGAAACATGAGAGAGAAGGACCTGAGAAAGGCAATTAGTTACCACATGAAGAAGAACCTTATACAGGAACCAAagaacaag GTGATGACAGTAAACCAAGCCAGGTTAAACTACCTGACTGAGATGGCTGAACTCAAGTCTTACGGGGGCAAATCCTTCACTGCCACCATGATG ttGCAGGACCGGGAGTCTATGGTGAGTCTGTTGGTGGGGGCACAATACGGAGTGAGTCATGTGATAAATCACAAGATGAGCATCATGGCCACGCTGACCGACTTCCAGAGCATCAGTAGAGTAGAACTTCTTCCAGAATCAGAGCATGTTAGCCTCGTCAAGATCTACATGCAGGACATAAAG CCCATTACTCTGTTATTGGAATCAGTGGCTGCTAAGGACTTGTCGTGTCTCGTGGCTGGTTACTGTAAACTGCTGGTAGATCCCCAAATCTGTGTGTTCCCCTGGACACCCCAGTCTAAGAGCCACCGCATATCAGCAGAGGAAG gTTATGTATCACGATGCGGCAGCGATTCCGAAGACTCTGACACAGATGTGAATGCCCTGCTCTCTCGGGATTCTGGTGCTACCCAGACTAATCAACAGGTGGCAGCAGTCAGTTTAGCAGCTGTAGGGCAGGTAGAAAAAAATGCCAAGGAAGAAAATGAACTGGAGAAAGCCAAGAATGAAAAAATAGGGCAGAATGAAACAGCTGATGCAGAGAAAGTAACTCTAGAGGAACTGACTGAGTTCTTGCATGCAAGTGAAGGAGAGACGTACGTAAAAACCGATGAAGAAAAAGACAACGTGGAAAAGGAGGATGAAGAAAAACAGGAGAAGGAGGTGGAGCCACCATGCGTAATCACCATGGACGACCAATCATCCGAGGCGTCAGACTCATGCCATACAGAATCCCGTTTCCTAACGAGCATGTCCAGTGACTCCATTGATGCCTTGGAGGAGGATGACTATCTGACCTTCAGCCACCCAAGCCAGCTGCACGTAGGAAGTCACTGCTTTCAGTCGGATTCTTCCCTGTCGTTGCCAAGTCCAGGAGAGCCATACTGTCAGGATGCCGATTTTCATGGTGAGCTGAGTTCTACTGATTTCCAAGGAAACGACGACCTATTCGAATGTTTTGCTGCCCTGTCCAGCATTGCGGAGTATCTGCCCAGTCCCCCTCAAGccagtgaggatgaggattGTGAAAAGGAGGTAGGTGAGGATGAAGAACAAAGAGCGGAGGTGTTTGAGGAAGCTTCTGGAAGTGACCCACCGCTTCAAGGAGAttatgtgtttacatttgaGCAAGGCGACGCCCGATGCTACTACAACATCTGCGCCAACGTGACACCTGACAGTGCTCACAGCCTCCCCAGAACACAATTGTCTCCCAGCACTCAGGACAAAAAGGGTGAATCTGGAAGAGAGGAAGCCAAGGACACCAGGTCCATTCTAATCCTGCAGCCTCCACCAGGTTTTGGAGATAGTAGCTCAGATGATGAGTTTTTTGATGCCCAGGACAGATTCACAACTCCTGAGGAGCCTTCGTCAACAGCCAATATGACAG ACAATTCTACAGAATCAAGCAGCATAAAGAACCAACAGAACCTAAGTGACATCAGGATTGGTCTGGGAGAGAAGACAGACGAGAAGGAAGGCGAACTACAGGACCAGATGGAAAACAAACTTTCTAGGCTCCACAATAGATGCAGAAAACGTCGTTCCTTCATGGAAACAGATTACACCTCATTAGTATCGTTCCCAGAAAAAGATCAAACAAAAGATTGCAACCGAGTCCCCAATCATGGCTTGGGATGCCACAGCCATGTTGAGAGTCTGATCTCATGTTTTGAGGGTGGTTTATCAGATCAAGGCTCTTGTCCCACAGTCTCATCCCTAACCAGTACTGAAGGGGAGCCTGTACAGCTGGAGTCCAAACCAATTACACCACCCAAACCGAGTGGACCTGGAACCCACCATCTCCTGGATAGTACGGCTAGTCAGCGAAAACAGCAGGTTATCTTGATGGAACCAGATTCCATGGAGTTTAAATCCGTCAATGAACTAATGTCCACTGCCTCGACTGCTATTGTAGCAGTCTGCACCCATTCCGAGGTTAAAGCCATAGAAAGCAACATCTGCAGTCCTGATGCAGAAGAAGGTGCAGTGGGTGGGCTGTTTAAAGAGTCGCTTACTGGTCACTTGTTCTTTGCCACATCTAAGCAAGAGGAGTGTGATATCACTTCACCAGTAAAGACTAATGACCAACAATGTCTCACAGAAGATCTCTCCCGGGATTCTTCAGATGACCAAAAAAGTTGCTCACTCCAGCAACCAACACAAGTACCTCAGTCTAACGTTCAAGTTGCGACCATATGCTACACTtcaaaccccaacacacaaaaGTATGATAGGGGTAAAGGAAGTCTGGAAATTGGCTCTGGAAAAGTCCCAGCAGAACCAAGACTGAGAAGCAGGATCCAGAGCTTGTCTGCTGCAGTTGAGAGGACTTCACCTTTTTTACCTCAAAGGCACCTGTTTTCTCAGAGGGAACCTCTtatccacacaaaaacaccagtaTCCAATAACACTACCAAATCTAGCATAGCATCCATCCAAGAACTGTCCTATGGTGTCCCATCTGTGGAGCCTGTCCAGGCGTACCTACTTACACCATATTCATCAGGCATCCTTGGCCGCCTGTCGGCTTCAACACTGCGGGGAAAGATCCAGAAATTACCCTTCTATCTGTCATGCTCCCAGGAAGTGCTAACTGGTAATGTTAGCGTTGGTGGTAATACTACAACAGCAAAGAGGTTGTCTGAGACGCAaccaaatataaacaaatttgagGTTGCAAAAGAAGCAACAGAGGATGTGACAACAACTGACTTGACCTCTGAGGTTCTTGATAGTATAATATCCGAGAAGGTCACAGAGGTGACTGAAGAGGTCAGAGGAATAAGCCAAGCTAATCCTCAATTGCAGGAAGGGCAGAAGGAAAAAAGGGAACCCCAAGAACCTTCTCAACCACCAAAGTCTCCTTCATTCTTGAAACCAGTTTCTTCCATCAAGATCAACCCCTCATCAAAACTTGTTACTACAAAAAACCTCAATGGACTGTGGGGTGTGGTGACGTCACACGAGATTGCTGAATTGCAAGGAGAAAGCAGCCCCGTTCAGAGCTCTGGCTATGTGGCTATTTTCACAAACTCTGAATCCAAGCCTACGTGTACCCAGCCTCATGGCCTACCTAGCCCATGTACTCATGAGAAGACTAAATTTACCTGCAGTTCAGCCCTTGCCATGGGGTGTGAGACGGTTCTGGAGGGTGCTCACACACCCATGGAGGTCTGTGGATGCCAAGCAGTATACACTAATTGCTTCAGTGGTGCCCTGAACAGTGACAGCTTTGACGATGAGCTGACTGTCTATGAATTTTCCTGCAGGACACAGCAAAGTGAGAACGTCCATGCGGCGTTAATGACATCTGCCCCTCATTCATCACTGTCTGGTTCCCCTTCCTTTTCCCCATCCTCCCCCCTTCCCTGCTTCCCTGGAATGGTACTTCCATCATCCTCATCTGTGGACCTAGGCCCACCTCTGTCGCCCCTTGACGGCCCGGACTGCTTCATCTCATACCCTCACGAGGATGCTATCGTCGCGTTATTGGCCCGGCGTTACCCATTACCACCCATGGGCTTCCTGGAGCTGCAGAGAGATGTTGATACACTGTTAACAGTCCTGACTGCTGCCACGAAGGACCAAGATGGCATGCAGGAGCACCCCAGAGAAACATGTGCAGAACACTTTTCAGAAAACAAGCACAGGCTGCATGTGGAGGCACGGGGGCTCTTAGCTGGCTGCCAGCAGGTGGTGAGGATCGGACAGACCCCGACTGAGACACTGCAAACGTTATCCGAGAGCTTTAACTCGCTGGTGCAGTTGACCAGCGTGTGTCTGAGTTTCTCCAGTTGTCAGAGGTGCCAACAGCGGCACGTCCATGCCCTGGCAGGGCTCGCAGGTGTGGCACAGTCTTATCGGGAGTTTGCACAGGCAGCCGAGCATGTGGGCACTGCCACAGGGAAGAGGACTTGCCAAGATCTCAGTGTTAAGCTCCTGGCCCGCAAGTGCACCACACTCACAACTTCAGTCTTTTGCCTCACACAGCTCTTCCGCACACTCActgccctctga